One window of Camelina sativa cultivar DH55 chromosome 4, Cs, whole genome shotgun sequence genomic DNA carries:
- the LOC104781918 gene encoding novel plant SNARE 11-like, with product MDPISAVSEELAEIEGQINDIFRALSNGFQKLEKIKDSSRQSRQLEELTDKMRDCKSLIKDFDKEVKSLESGNDANTNRMLNDRRQSMVKELNSYVALKKKYSSNLASNNKRVDLFDGPGEEHMEENVLLASNMSNQELMDKGNSMMDDTDQAIERGKKIVQETINVGTDTSAALKAQTDQMSRVVNELDSIHFSLKKASKLVKEIGRQVATDKCIMAFLFLIVIGVIAIIIVKIVNPNNKDIRDIPGLAPPAMNRRLLWIHY from the exons atGGATCCAATCTCTGCGGTTAGCGAAGAGCTGGCTGAGATCGAAGGACAAATCAATGACATTTTCCGTGCTTTATC AAATGGATTCCAGAAGCTGGAGAAGATCAAAGATTCTAGCAGGCAAAGTAGGCAGCTCGAAGAACTCACTGACAAAATGCGTGACTGTAAAAG CCTTATTAAAGATTTTGATAAGGAAGTTAAAAGTCTTGAAAGTGGAAACGATGCCAACACTAACCGTATGCTTAACGATCGACGACAATCTatg GTCAAGGAACTGAATTCATATGTTGCTCTTAAGAAGAA ATACTCATCTAAcctagcaagcaataacaaGCGAGTAGATCTTTTCGATGGACCCGGTGAAGAACACATGGAAGAGAATGTCTTACTTGCTTCAA ACATGTCCAATCAAGAGCTTATGGATAAAGGAAACTCAATGATGGATGACACAGATCAAGCTATTGAGAGGGGGAAAAAG ATTGTTCAAGAGACTATAAATGTTGGAACAGATACTTCAGCAGCTCTTAAGGCTCAG ACTGACCAAATGAGTAGAGTTGTCAATGAGCTTGATTCTATTCATTTCTCACTAAAGAAAGCCTCCAAGCTTGTCAAGGAAATTGGTAGGCAG GTTGCCACTGACAAATGTATTATGGCATTTCTTTTCCTTATCGTCATTGGTGTCATAGCAATCATTATCGTCAAG ATTGTGAACCCAAACAACAAAGACATCCGCGACATACCGGGCTTAGCTCCACCAGCGATGAACAGACGTTTGCTCTGGATCCATTactga
- the LOC104781919 gene encoding uncharacterized protein LOC104781919 — translation MRESESKRDKTQERLWCFDEGGGGSVWQKCSRHDLSERGFVCVGGVCPYCLHERLSSLCPDCAHDLPCSCAPRASVSSAGGCGNVPFAGIGTVGRVANLIECEPAFRRSTSIAVPYFWSAKPEPDSETGSDVKPSRGRWLWRLFIGNKKGDTKTKAATTVMKKSKSDAGEVLLSPAPVTSKGSGWYFPSPINVFRQSKIIFQQRSPLYRG, via the coding sequence ATGCGAGAAAGCGAATCAAAACGCGACAAAACTCAAGAGCGGTTGTGGTGCTTcgatgaaggaggaggaggcagCGTTTGGCAGAAATGCTCAAGACACGACCTGTCCGAACGCGGTTTCGTCTGCGTTGGCGGCGTTTGTCCTTACTGCCTCCACGAACGCCTCTCATCTCTGTGCCCTGACTGTGCCCACGATCTCCCCTGTTCGTGTGCTCCACGCGCCTCCGTCTCCTCCGCCGGTGGATGCGGTAACGTTCCGTTCGCCGGTATCGGTACGGTCGGCCGCGTTGCCAACTTGATCGAATGCGAGCCGGCGTTTCGGAGGTCGACATCGATCGCGGTTCCGTATTTCTGGTCTGCTAAACCGGAACCGGATTCGGAAACCGGGTCGGATGTCAAACCTAGTCGTGGACGTTGGCTATGGAGACTGTTCATAGGAAACAAGAAGGGAGACACGAAAACGAAGGCTGCTACCACGGTCATGAAGAAGTCTAAATCCGACGCCGGAGAGGTGCTATTATCTCCGGCGCCGGTGACGAGCAAAGGGAGTGGTTGGTACTTTCCAAGTCCGATTAATGTTTTCAGGCAATCAAAGATTATTTTTCAACAACGATCTCCTTTGTACAGAGGCTAA